Proteins from a single region of Streptomyces griseiscabiei:
- a CDS encoding carboxylesterase/lipase family protein yields the protein MSDRPTVVDGGLVRGVPDENGTGTVFRGIPYAAPPTGDRRWRSPAPVVPWDGERLCDRFGSTCLQPMVPRDGLMALYAWAEPPECGISEDCLYLNVWSSAESSEERRPVVFWVFGGGNRVGSGSHPCTWGHNLSRQGAVVVTVNYRLGPLGFLAHPALDDEAGTSGNYAGQDLVAALQWVQRNIAGFGGDPECVTIAGQSAGAGHVQSLMASPMARGLFHRAVGLSGGRFDAEPFGYRTESREQAERKSVETLARAGVRTLEEMRNHPADQLWGPRNFWNIIVDDRFLTETAQDAFRAGRQADVPFLAGFDADEASPFPAPDRWTTAGLAEGLVKDFGPEVAARLLELYPAATDEEARDAAYRLRTEGGFAWQVWRWAGLHQATASSPTWLARFEQPLPLPPGKRFRQPRPPRGYGAFHGSDLFYLFDTLETRPDFAWTEDDRTVARLSSAAFLAFARTGDPAAEGLPSWPRFSPREAVALHMRPEPVADVLSERDRLAFFDTVFTPDGVTRTRTGDSAHVR from the coding sequence TTGTCCGATCGCCCTACGGTGGTCGACGGCGGTCTGGTGCGCGGGGTGCCGGACGAGAACGGGACCGGCACCGTGTTCCGCGGTATCCCGTACGCGGCACCGCCGACCGGTGACCGGCGATGGCGTTCGCCGGCGCCGGTCGTCCCCTGGGACGGTGAGCGGCTGTGCGACCGCTTCGGCTCCACGTGTCTCCAGCCGATGGTCCCGAGGGACGGGCTGATGGCGCTGTACGCCTGGGCCGAGCCGCCGGAGTGCGGAATCAGCGAGGACTGTCTGTACCTCAACGTCTGGTCCTCGGCGGAAAGTTCGGAGGAGCGCCGCCCGGTCGTCTTCTGGGTCTTCGGCGGCGGCAACCGGGTCGGCTCCGGCTCCCACCCGTGCACCTGGGGTCACAACCTCTCCCGGCAGGGCGCGGTGGTCGTGACCGTGAACTACCGCCTCGGTCCGTTGGGTTTCCTGGCGCATCCCGCGCTCGACGACGAAGCCGGAACGTCCGGCAACTACGCCGGTCAGGACCTCGTCGCCGCCCTCCAGTGGGTCCAGCGCAACATCGCCGGGTTCGGCGGTGACCCGGAGTGCGTCACGATCGCCGGTCAGTCAGCCGGCGCGGGCCATGTCCAGTCGTTGATGGCCTCGCCGATGGCACGTGGGCTGTTCCACCGTGCGGTCGGCCTCAGTGGCGGCCGGTTCGACGCCGAGCCCTTCGGCTACCGGACCGAGTCGCGTGAGCAGGCCGAACGCAAGAGCGTGGAGACGCTGGCCAGAGCGGGCGTCCGGACACTTGAGGAGATGCGCAACCACCCGGCCGACCAGTTGTGGGGGCCGCGCAACTTCTGGAACATCATCGTGGACGACCGGTTCCTGACGGAGACCGCGCAGGACGCGTTCCGTGCGGGCAGGCAGGCCGACGTGCCGTTCCTCGCGGGGTTCGACGCCGACGAGGCGAGCCCGTTCCCCGCTCCGGACCGCTGGACGACCGCCGGGCTGGCCGAGGGGCTGGTGAAGGACTTCGGTCCCGAAGTCGCCGCGCGGCTCCTGGAGCTCTACCCAGCAGCGACGGACGAGGAGGCGCGGGACGCGGCGTACCGGCTGCGTACCGAGGGCGGGTTCGCCTGGCAGGTGTGGCGGTGGGCCGGTCTGCACCAGGCCACCGCGTCCTCCCCTACCTGGCTGGCCCGGTTCGAGCAGCCGCTTCCCCTGCCGCCCGGGAAGAGGTTTCGCCAGCCCCGTCCGCCACGCGGCTACGGCGCGTTCCACGGCTCCGACCTCTTCTATCTCTTCGACACCCTCGAGACCCGGCCGGACTTCGCGTGGACGGAGGACGACAGGACGGTCGCCCGGCTCTCCAGCGCGGCGTTCCTCGCGTTCGCCCGCACGGGCGACCCCGCAGCCGAAGGGCTGCCGTCCTGGCCGCGGTTCTCGCCCCGCGAAGCGGTCGCACTGCACATGAGACCCGAGCCCGTCGCAGACGTCCTGAGCGAGCGGGACCGGCTGGCCTTCTTCGACACCGTCTTCACCCCGGACGGTGTCACCCGCACCCGAACAGGAGACTCCGCACATGTTCGCTGA
- a CDS encoding amidohydrolase family protein yields the protein MSSIVFTNVSIFDGTGSDPVPGEVRVDGQRIAAVRPYGSEVSRDGATVIDGRGGTLMPGLIDAHAHLTFPFGVGRPASSFVPPVAEQTFATANNARLLLESGYTSAFSGGSLNAEVEVALKREIEAGLLPGPRLRACSFERSASGEPGQLLDHDAEAANAAAVGTWVDEMADLGCDNVKLILDGRSAVQPQYWELMNYGDDAAEAASRTAKARGMKMACHALTPAGVKQAVRNGFDAIYHATFADAEAIDMLDENKDRLILAPAIGILLADVYEGGFTDEQVEVRGSKKALEAMVETYAEIRRRGIPVLPGGDYGFPHNPHGTEARDLQHLVDVLGYTPKEVLSAATMHGGRLMGMGDELGLIREGYLADLLLVDGDPLADIKIMQDKSALRVIMQEGRFAKNLGPVAPPVAA from the coding sequence GTGTCTTCCATTGTGTTCACGAACGTATCCATATTCGATGGCACGGGCAGCGACCCCGTGCCGGGCGAGGTACGGGTCGACGGGCAACGAATCGCAGCGGTTCGGCCGTACGGATCCGAGGTCTCCCGTGACGGCGCGACGGTGATCGACGGGCGTGGCGGGACCCTGATGCCCGGACTGATCGACGCGCACGCGCACCTGACCTTCCCCTTCGGCGTGGGACGGCCCGCCTCCTCCTTCGTCCCCCCGGTCGCCGAGCAGACCTTCGCCACCGCCAACAACGCCCGTCTGCTGCTGGAGTCCGGGTACACCAGCGCATTCTCCGGAGGTTCCCTCAACGCCGAGGTGGAAGTGGCGCTGAAGCGGGAGATCGAGGCCGGCCTGCTGCCCGGACCGCGACTGCGCGCCTGTTCCTTCGAGCGCTCGGCCAGCGGAGAGCCGGGCCAGTTGCTCGACCACGACGCGGAAGCCGCCAACGCCGCGGCTGTCGGGACCTGGGTCGACGAGATGGCGGATCTGGGCTGCGACAACGTCAAGCTCATCCTCGACGGGCGCAGCGCCGTGCAGCCGCAGTACTGGGAACTGATGAACTACGGCGACGACGCCGCCGAGGCCGCCTCGCGCACCGCCAAGGCGCGCGGCATGAAGATGGCGTGCCACGCGTTGACGCCCGCGGGTGTCAAGCAGGCGGTCCGCAATGGCTTCGACGCGATTTACCATGCGACCTTCGCCGACGCCGAAGCAATCGACATGCTCGACGAGAACAAAGACCGGCTCATTCTCGCGCCCGCGATCGGCATTCTGCTCGCCGACGTGTACGAGGGCGGTTTCACCGACGAACAGGTCGAAGTGCGCGGCTCCAAGAAAGCTCTGGAGGCCATGGTCGAAACGTACGCCGAAATCCGTCGGCGCGGTATTCCGGTGCTGCCCGGCGGGGACTACGGCTTCCCCCACAACCCGCACGGCACCGAGGCGCGGGACCTGCAGCACCTGGTGGATGTTCTCGGCTACACGCCGAAGGAGGTGCTCAGCGCGGCGACAATGCACGGTGGTCGGCTGATGGGCATGGGCGACGAGCTCGGCCTGATCCGTGAGGGCTACCTGGCCGACCTGTTGCTGGTCGACGGTGACCCGCTGGCCGACATAAAGATCATGCAGGACAAGAGCGCGCTGCGCGTGATCATGCAGGAGGGCCGGTTCGCCAAGAACCTGGGGCCCGTCGCTCCCCCGGTGGCCGCCTGA
- the hcaB gene encoding 3-(cis-5,6-dihydroxycyclohexa-1,3-dien-1-yl)propanoate dehydrogenase, translating to MSGWLDGKRALVVGAGSGIGRAVVDVFRAEGAQVAALERDPAKCRALREEVPGAPVVEGDATTRRANEEAVAAAVGAFGGLDILVNCVGVFDYYKGLGDVPADVLDEAFDEMFSVNVRSQLHSVKAALPALRESRGAIVLTESTSAYHPGRGGILYVSSKFAVRGMVTSLAFELAPDIRVNAVAPGGTLGTDLRGLDSLGLADHSLGDTPGRAAELAARVPLGTALTATDHAWSYVFLASDRSRGITGRAVHPDGGIGVKA from the coding sequence ATGAGCGGCTGGCTGGACGGCAAGCGCGCCCTCGTGGTGGGCGCCGGGTCGGGCATCGGACGGGCCGTCGTCGACGTGTTCCGTGCCGAGGGCGCGCAGGTGGCCGCGCTCGAACGGGACCCGGCCAAGTGCCGGGCCCTGCGGGAGGAGGTCCCCGGCGCCCCCGTGGTCGAGGGCGACGCCACGACCCGGCGCGCCAACGAGGAGGCCGTCGCCGCCGCCGTGGGTGCCTTCGGCGGGCTCGACATCCTCGTCAACTGTGTGGGTGTCTTCGACTACTACAAGGGTCTCGGTGACGTTCCCGCCGACGTACTGGACGAGGCGTTCGACGAGATGTTCTCCGTCAACGTCCGAAGTCAGCTGCACTCCGTCAAGGCGGCGCTTCCCGCCCTGCGGGAGTCAAGGGGGGCGATCGTCCTCACCGAGTCGACGTCCGCCTACCACCCCGGGCGCGGCGGCATCCTGTACGTCTCCTCCAAGTTCGCCGTACGCGGCATGGTCACCTCCCTCGCCTTCGAGCTCGCCCCGGACATCCGGGTGAACGCGGTCGCTCCCGGCGGCACCCTCGGCACCGACCTGCGCGGGCTCGACAGCCTCGGACTGGCCGACCACAGCCTGGGCGACACGCCGGGCCGTGCGGCCGAACTCGCCGCCCGGGTCCCACTCGGGACAGCCCTGACCGCGACCGACCACGCCTGGAGCTACGTCTTCCTCGCCTCCGACAGGTCGCGAGGCATCACCGGCCGAGCCGTCCACCCGGACGGCGGCATCGGGGTCAAGGCCTGA
- a CDS encoding SDR family oxidoreductase: MNKDVVVVIGVGGMGQAIARRIGSGRQVLLADFNESTLDGAADLLRGEGHHVATQVVDVSDADSVHVLADVAAGLGSVTHVAHTAGLSAVQASTWMILRVDLLGAALVLDAFQRVVAPGAAAVVIASMAGYMAFGIPADHERALAVTPANDLLSLPFLAPDVVGVPGAAYVLAKRANALRVQAAAGTWGERGAWVNSISPGIISTPMGREELDGQNGQQMRDMVNMSALRRFGTPDDIAAAAAFLLGPQAAFISGTDLLVDGGVVAALRTSA; encoded by the coding sequence ATGAACAAGGACGTCGTCGTGGTCATCGGCGTGGGCGGTATGGGGCAGGCGATAGCCCGCCGCATCGGCAGCGGACGGCAGGTGCTGCTCGCCGATTTCAACGAGTCCACCCTGGACGGTGCCGCTGATCTGCTCCGCGGCGAGGGCCACCACGTCGCCACCCAGGTGGTCGACGTCTCCGACGCGGATTCGGTGCACGTCCTGGCCGACGTCGCCGCCGGACTCGGCAGCGTGACGCACGTCGCGCACACCGCCGGGCTGTCCGCGGTGCAGGCATCGACTTGGATGATTCTTCGCGTGGATCTGCTGGGTGCGGCACTGGTGCTCGACGCCTTCCAGCGGGTCGTCGCACCCGGTGCCGCCGCGGTGGTCATCGCCAGCATGGCCGGTTACATGGCCTTCGGAATCCCCGCCGACCACGAGCGGGCGCTGGCCGTGACGCCGGCGAACGATCTGCTGTCCCTGCCGTTCCTGGCGCCGGACGTGGTGGGAGTCCCGGGAGCCGCGTACGTGTTGGCCAAGCGGGCCAACGCCCTGCGTGTCCAGGCTGCGGCAGGCACCTGGGGCGAACGCGGCGCGTGGGTCAACTCGATCAGCCCCGGCATCATCTCGACCCCCATGGGCCGAGAGGAACTGGACGGCCAGAACGGGCAGCAGATGCGGGACATGGTGAACATGTCAGCCCTCAGGCGTTTCGGTACCCCGGACGACATCGCCGCCGCGGCGGCCTTCCTGCTCGGTCCGCAGGCCGCCTTCATCAGCGGCACCGACCTGCTGGTGGACGGCGGGGTCGTCGCGGCGCTCCGTACGTCAGCCTGA
- a CDS encoding nuclear transport factor 2 family protein, which translates to MTLANSPSPVPADPAKQLQWLVDRAAVTELIAAYSRSLDARDWEAFHGLMTEDATFAINGHVISDGRKQFVSGAQENFGRYHATWHNEGLAGIRVDGDDARSRAYHIGIHVTDPADINHHGDAGGWYENTYRRTPDGWRIASVDLALVWTTAHDANELPVEPTAVPDPTANGEA; encoded by the coding sequence ATGACACTCGCGAACTCCCCCAGCCCCGTTCCGGCCGACCCGGCGAAGCAGCTCCAGTGGCTCGTGGACCGCGCGGCCGTCACGGAGTTGATCGCGGCGTACTCGCGCAGCCTGGACGCCCGTGACTGGGAGGCGTTCCACGGACTGATGACCGAAGACGCCACCTTCGCCATCAACGGGCACGTGATCTCCGACGGACGGAAGCAGTTCGTCTCGGGTGCTCAGGAGAACTTCGGCAGATACCACGCCACCTGGCACAACGAGGGACTGGCCGGCATCCGCGTGGACGGGGACGACGCACGGTCCCGCGCCTACCACATCGGCATCCACGTCACCGACCCCGCGGACATCAACCACCATGGCGACGCCGGCGGCTGGTACGAGAACACCTACCGGCGCACGCCGGACGGCTGGCGCATAGCCAGCGTCGATCTGGCGCTGGTGTGGACCACCGCGCACGACGCCAACGAACTGCCGGTCGAGCCGACCGCCGTGCCGGACCCGACGGCGAACGGGGAAGCCTGA
- a CDS encoding LysR family transcriptional regulator, producing the protein MDITVQQLRYFVAVAEDLHFARAAQKLHVAAPSLSQQIAALERLLRAPLFRRTSRQVVLTDAGAQLLPLAKRALTSMADISTWAEERHVAGERLRIGLAISSPLSSAILAAAAAALPDVRLEVRHLGYAGSVQALTEGRIDAAIAPGFTHAVTAAGVRTVPLWSEDRVLVVAATHQLAARQTISIEETNEETFFGIEVEQTLWHDWFAVPRSGGLIPRVDTTLHTVDEILDVCAAGMGVTLVPSSCTGYWARPDLAYVPIDGLPDTTAYLLLPSGSRVGVLNAFEGIALQAARQQTRRFGARPATGEPAAG; encoded by the coding sequence ATGGACATCACCGTGCAGCAACTCCGCTACTTCGTCGCAGTGGCGGAAGATCTCCACTTCGCTCGTGCCGCCCAGAAGCTGCACGTGGCGGCACCTTCGCTGAGCCAGCAGATCGCGGCGCTGGAGCGACTCCTGCGCGCGCCGCTGTTCCGCCGGACATCGCGCCAGGTGGTGCTGACCGACGCGGGCGCGCAACTCCTGCCGCTGGCCAAGCGCGCGCTCACGTCCATGGCGGACATCAGCACATGGGCGGAGGAGAGACACGTGGCCGGTGAACGGCTGCGGATCGGGCTGGCCATCAGCAGCCCCCTGTCCTCGGCCATCCTGGCCGCGGCCGCGGCCGCGCTGCCGGACGTCCGCCTGGAAGTGCGCCACCTGGGCTACGCCGGATCCGTCCAGGCGTTGACGGAGGGCCGGATCGACGCGGCCATAGCACCCGGGTTCACGCACGCGGTGACCGCGGCGGGAGTCCGGACGGTGCCGTTGTGGTCGGAGGACCGGGTCCTGGTCGTGGCAGCCACCCACCAGCTCGCCGCTCGGCAGACGATCAGCATCGAGGAGACGAACGAGGAGACGTTCTTCGGGATCGAGGTGGAGCAGACGCTGTGGCACGACTGGTTCGCCGTGCCGCGGTCCGGCGGGCTGATCCCCCGGGTCGACACCACCCTCCACACGGTCGACGAGATCCTGGACGTCTGCGCCGCGGGCATGGGCGTCACCCTCGTACCGTCCAGTTGTACGGGGTACTGGGCCCGCCCCGATCTGGCGTACGTCCCGATCGACGGCCTCCCCGACACGACCGCGTACCTGCTGCTGCCGTCCGGTTCCCGCGTCGGGGTGCTGAACGCCTTCGAAGGCATCGCGCTCCAGGCGGCCCGGCAGCAGACGCGCCGGTTCGGCGCCCGGCCCGCGACGGGAGAGCCCGCCGCGGGCTGA
- a CDS encoding SDR family NAD(P)-dependent oxidoreductase, whose protein sequence is MFADLTGKVAVVTGIGSGIGRASALTLARQGAAVFGCDLHAETAEETLRLAEAEGLKISSLHPVDLTRPEDARAVIEQAVAQHGGIDILANVAAAAAPFSPFGETDFENQWKQTLSGELDLLFLVTQAAWPHLVERGGGSVINVASATAHRGYPELPALPHVTAKGGVLAMTRQLAAEGAAHGIRVNSVSPGLIPTPHSLPAIDLPGVRESFFAKVLIKRFGRPEDVSGCIVFLSAPESSWVTGAEYLVDGGATAI, encoded by the coding sequence ATGTTCGCTGACCTGACCGGAAAGGTCGCCGTGGTGACCGGCATAGGATCCGGGATCGGCCGGGCGTCCGCGCTCACGCTGGCCCGGCAGGGTGCTGCCGTCTTCGGCTGCGACCTCCACGCCGAGACCGCCGAGGAGACCCTGCGTCTCGCCGAAGCGGAGGGCCTCAAGATCTCCAGCCTGCACCCGGTCGACCTGACCCGGCCCGAGGACGCGCGGGCGGTGATCGAGCAGGCGGTCGCCCAGCACGGCGGGATCGACATCCTGGCCAACGTCGCCGCGGCTGCCGCGCCCTTCTCGCCGTTCGGGGAGACCGACTTCGAGAACCAGTGGAAGCAGACCCTCTCCGGGGAGCTCGACCTGCTCTTCCTCGTCACCCAGGCGGCCTGGCCGCACCTGGTGGAGCGGGGCGGAGGTTCCGTCATCAACGTCGCCTCCGCGACCGCGCACCGGGGCTACCCCGAGCTGCCGGCCCTGCCGCACGTGACCGCCAAGGGCGGCGTGCTCGCGATGACCCGGCAGCTCGCCGCGGAGGGAGCGGCGCACGGCATCCGGGTCAACAGCGTCTCTCCCGGCCTCATTCCGACACCGCACAGCCTTCCCGCGATCGACCTGCCCGGTGTCCGGGAGTCGTTCTTCGCGAAGGTGCTGATCAAGAGGTTCGGCCGACCGGAGGACGTCAGCGGCTGCATCGTCTTCCTGTCCGCCCCGGAGAGCAGCTGGGTCACCGGCGCCGAGTACCTGGTCGACGGCGGTGCGACCGCGATCTGA
- a CDS encoding NAD(P)/FAD-dependent oxidoreductase has protein sequence MNGRSVLIVGASVAGVQAARSLRALGHEGRIVLAGAEPQLPYDKPPLSKQFLTEGWDTGRVGLLSEQEAHDQGIELRLGSPAVELDPAGRLVRFEDGGECGYDVCVVATGAHARPSPWQVDSGLHLVRSLADATALRADLARGGDVVVIGAGFIGAETASTAASLGCGVTVVDPAPVPMERVLGAELGELFASLHERHGVGTRFGRAVWSVTGAAGDLAVTLDDGEILRAHTVVVGIGAVPNDGWLAGSGLRVENGVVCDEYCRAVGAEDVFAAGDVARWFHPDRREHLRVEHWTNAVDQAALVAHNIVHPEDPRPYAPVEYVWSDQYDWKIQIVGRPSSAALHTVLGSFDGNARGAALFGDAEGRLTAAVTVNRPRALLECRRLVAAGSGLDVAEQRVAATLAKPPVPTSGAT, from the coding sequence ATGAACGGCCGCTCCGTCCTGATCGTGGGCGCCTCTGTGGCCGGGGTGCAGGCGGCGCGCTCCCTGCGCGCGCTGGGCCACGAGGGCAGGATCGTCCTGGCGGGAGCCGAGCCCCAACTTCCGTACGACAAGCCCCCGTTGTCCAAGCAGTTCCTGACAGAGGGCTGGGACACCGGCCGGGTCGGCCTGCTAAGCGAGCAGGAGGCCCACGACCAGGGCATCGAACTGCGGCTCGGCAGCCCGGCGGTGGAACTGGACCCGGCCGGGCGGCTGGTCCGCTTCGAGGACGGCGGCGAGTGCGGCTACGACGTGTGCGTCGTGGCGACCGGGGCTCACGCGCGGCCCTCGCCCTGGCAGGTCGACTCCGGGCTGCACCTGGTCCGTTCCCTCGCCGACGCCACCGCCCTGCGGGCGGACCTGGCACGGGGCGGGGACGTCGTCGTCATCGGCGCCGGCTTCATCGGGGCCGAGACCGCGTCCACCGCCGCTTCGCTCGGTTGCGGGGTCACGGTCGTCGACCCCGCCCCGGTGCCGATGGAGCGGGTGCTCGGCGCGGAGCTGGGGGAGTTGTTCGCCTCCCTGCACGAACGCCACGGAGTGGGCACGCGGTTCGGCCGGGCCGTGTGGTCGGTCACCGGGGCGGCGGGCGATCTCGCCGTCACGCTCGACGACGGCGAGATCCTCCGGGCGCACACGGTCGTGGTCGGTATCGGAGCCGTCCCCAACGACGGCTGGCTCGCCGGGTCGGGCCTGCGGGTGGAGAACGGTGTGGTGTGCGACGAGTACTGCCGCGCCGTCGGCGCCGAGGACGTCTTCGCCGCCGGCGACGTCGCCCGCTGGTTCCACCCCGACCGCCGCGAACACCTGCGCGTGGAGCACTGGACCAACGCCGTCGACCAGGCCGCGCTGGTCGCCCACAACATCGTCCACCCCGAGGATCCGCGGCCCTACGCGCCGGTGGAGTACGTCTGGAGCGACCAGTACGACTGGAAGATCCAGATCGTCGGCCGACCCTCCTCGGCCGCCCTGCACACCGTGCTCGGCAGCTTCGACGGAAACGCCCGCGGAGCCGCCCTCTTCGGTGACGCGGAGGGACGGCTCACCGCCGCCGTCACCGTCAACCGTCCCCGCGCACTGCTGGAGTGCCGCCGCCTCGTCGCTGCCGGGAGCGGTCTGGACGTCGCCGAACAACGTGTGGCGGCCACCCTCGCGAAGCCTCCCGTCCCGACCTCCGGAGCCACCTGA
- a CDS encoding ferredoxin: MPLLKADLAACQGYANCVIAAPDTYDLDDDGVVVLLRTEFGEEELPRMREAARTCPASALTIEDA; this comes from the coding sequence GTGCCTCTGCTCAAGGCGGACCTGGCGGCCTGCCAGGGCTACGCGAACTGCGTCATCGCGGCCCCTGACACCTACGACCTGGACGACGACGGCGTCGTCGTCCTGCTCAGGACGGAGTTCGGCGAGGAGGAGCTGCCGCGCATGCGGGAAGCGGCCCGTACGTGCCCTGCTTCGGCCCTCACCATCGAGGACGCATGA
- a CDS encoding class II aldolase/adducin family protein, translated as MIPQDLTDQRRLVSDGCRVLAARGLADGILGHISLRVDERTLLVRCRGPHERGLLYTEPDDIRLVDLDGAAAAPGELVGWSVPNELPLHTEVLRTRPEVSCVVHAHPPAVVAADLAGLGIRPVIGAYDIPGMRLAARGVPVHPRGVLIHDRRLAAEMVDSLGDRDVVLLRGHGLTSTGTSVQEAVLRAVSVDTIARLSLDVVKAGGTLRDLPDEDMRELPDLGGGFNHDTAWRHEMARLG; from the coding sequence ATGATCCCTCAGGACCTGACCGACCAACGCCGGTTGGTCTCCGACGGCTGCCGCGTGCTGGCGGCCCGTGGACTCGCCGACGGCATCCTCGGCCACATCAGCCTCCGCGTCGACGAGCGCACGCTCCTCGTCCGCTGCCGCGGGCCACACGAACGCGGCCTGCTGTACACCGAGCCGGACGACATCCGCCTGGTCGACCTCGACGGGGCGGCAGCCGCGCCGGGGGAACTGGTCGGCTGGTCCGTGCCGAACGAACTCCCGCTGCACACCGAGGTCCTGCGCACCCGGCCGGAGGTGTCATGCGTGGTCCACGCGCATCCTCCGGCGGTCGTCGCGGCCGACCTCGCGGGCCTGGGGATCCGCCCGGTCATCGGCGCCTACGACATCCCCGGCATGCGGCTCGCGGCCCGCGGTGTGCCGGTCCACCCGCGCGGGGTCCTGATCCACGACCGCCGGCTCGCGGCCGAGATGGTCGACAGTCTCGGCGACCGTGACGTCGTCTTACTGCGCGGCCACGGACTGACCAGCACCGGGACCAGTGTGCAGGAGGCCGTGCTGCGCGCCGTCTCGGTCGACACGATCGCCCGGCTGTCCCTGGACGTCGTCAAGGCCGGTGGGACCCTGAGGGATCTACCCGACGAGGACATGCGCGAACTCCCCGATCTGGGCGGCGGGTTCAACCATGACACGGCCTGGCGTCACGAGATGGCCCGCCTCGGCTGA
- a CDS encoding FAD-binding oxidoreductase → MELGKKLLWPSDPGYQNALSDAVWNGRKPTREPAAIVLAETAEDVCAAVKLAKERDLMVSVRAGGHSFSAAGIREGAVLVDVSRLTAIDVDVAGRRAVVGPGVHGGDLNLAIEPHGLFFPSGHCPTVALGGFLLGGGMGWNFQDMGWGCMSVEAVDVVTADGELVRADENQNSDILWAARGSGPGFFGVITAYHLKLHQARAITVTVHNYPLSVRAELLTWLHDRRHDFPQIAETALYVTEHSTRSTSGPTMLLSTFGFGQTEEESIDALRIMDSSPVLDHVLWKHDNAPQSVQDLTEIPEGLYEKGFRYATDNMISNSPAAELVPAMEELLTTLPTPRSHASWINMARCRELPDMAFSLQGDTYVEAYSVWEDPSQDQQMHQWAVDMMRKLEPVAVGSQMSCENMIGRGLTPSSFLSAHAVTRLEQLRTVHDPEGRFASYLLA, encoded by the coding sequence ATGGAACTGGGCAAGAAGTTGCTGTGGCCGAGTGATCCCGGATACCAGAACGCACTGAGCGACGCCGTGTGGAACGGCCGCAAGCCGACTCGGGAGCCGGCCGCCATCGTGCTCGCGGAGACGGCCGAGGACGTGTGCGCTGCCGTGAAACTCGCCAAAGAGCGCGACCTCATGGTGTCCGTCCGGGCAGGTGGACACAGTTTCTCCGCCGCGGGCATCCGGGAGGGAGCCGTCCTGGTCGACGTGTCGCGTCTGACGGCCATCGACGTGGACGTGGCCGGACGCAGGGCGGTCGTCGGGCCCGGTGTGCACGGCGGCGACCTCAACCTGGCCATCGAGCCCCACGGCCTGTTCTTCCCGTCCGGCCACTGCCCGACCGTGGCTCTCGGCGGGTTCCTGCTCGGCGGTGGCATGGGGTGGAACTTCCAGGACATGGGCTGGGGTTGCATGTCCGTGGAGGCGGTCGACGTCGTCACCGCCGACGGCGAACTCGTCCGGGCGGACGAGAACCAGAACTCCGACATCTTGTGGGCGGCCCGCGGCTCCGGGCCGGGGTTCTTCGGCGTCATCACCGCCTACCACCTGAAACTCCACCAGGCCCGGGCGATCACGGTGACCGTGCACAACTACCCGCTCTCGGTGCGCGCCGAGCTGCTGACCTGGCTGCACGACAGGCGCCACGACTTCCCGCAGATCGCGGAGACGGCCCTGTACGTGACCGAGCACTCGACCCGCAGCACGTCCGGGCCGACGATGCTGCTGTCGACGTTCGGCTTCGGTCAGACCGAGGAGGAGTCGATCGACGCGCTGAGGATCATGGACAGCTCGCCGGTGCTCGACCATGTCCTGTGGAAGCACGACAACGCGCCTCAGTCGGTCCAGGATCTGACCGAGATCCCCGAAGGCCTCTACGAGAAGGGCTTCCGCTACGCGACCGACAACATGATCTCCAACTCCCCCGCGGCCGAACTGGTACCGGCCATGGAGGAGTTGCTGACCACGCTGCCGACCCCGAGGTCCCACGCCAGCTGGATCAACATGGCCAGGTGCCGGGAGCTGCCGGACATGGCGTTCTCGCTCCAGGGTGACACCTACGTGGAGGCGTACTCCGTGTGGGAGGACCCCTCTCAGGACCAGCAGATGCACCAGTGGGCCGTCGACATGATGCGCAAGCTCGAACCCGTCGCCGTCGGCTCCCAGATGAGCTGCGAGAACATGATCGGCCGCGGCCTGACCCCGAGTTCGTTCCTGTCCGCGCACGCCGTGACGCGGCTGGAGCAGCTGCGCACGGTCCATGACCCGGAGGGCCGGTTCGCCTCCTACCTGCTGGCCTGA